The Pseudomonadota bacterium nucleotide sequence GACAGCTCACGCTCTCGATTGCCCTGACGCTGCTCCTGGCTGCGTCTGCCGCAGGCGCGCCGCCCACAAGAAACGACGACGATCGCTGGGTCACCGAGCAGCCTCGGCTCTATCAGATCGCCCACGACCCCATCGCCCTGCAAAACCTCCTTGACGCGCTGTGGAAGCGATATCCGGACTTCCACGCCCGCCTTCGCGCCATCGCCTTGCTGCGACTAGGAACGCCCTATGTGCTTGGATGTCTTGGCGAAGAGAGCGGTCGCGACAAGAACCCGGTGTTCCGGCTCGATGAATCAGACTGCACGGTCAACGTCCTCACATCGACAGCCATGGCCCACGCGCGCAGCCTCCCCGAGGCCCGAGGCTGGATGACGCGCTTGAACTACTATCCCGGCGAGAACCCCGTGCGCTACGAGAACCGCGTGCACTTCACCGAGGATCGCATTCGTGCGAGCCAGTGGTTCCACGACATCACCCCGCAGATCGCCACGGGAACCCCGCTGGCCAGCGTGCGCCTGACACTCAACCGCGGAAGCGACGGGACCCCATTGCTTCCCATCTCCTGGAAGAGAGCCACGACCATCCGCTACCTCCGGCAGAGCGACGTGTCGCCCGCCCTGCTGGCTCGCCTCCCCGCGTCGATTGCCGGGGTGG carries:
- a CDS encoding DUF1460 domain-containing protein, whose amino-acid sequence is MRQLTLSIALTLLLAASAAGAPPTRNDDDRWVTEQPRLYQIAHDPIALQNLLDALWKRYPDFHARLRAIALLRLGTPYVLGCLGEESGRDKNPVFRLDESDCTVNVLTSTAMAHARSLPEARGWMTRLNYYPGENPVRYENRVHFTEDRIRASQWFHDITPQIATGTPLASVRLTLNRGSDGTPLLPISWKRATTIRYLRQSDVSPALLARLPASIAGVAFVREKLFPKGIAVAHEGFVVDRQWLVHADSITKKTVRTQLCDYLRKNADWFDGVMIFSIE